In a single window of the Serratia quinivorans genome:
- the rplL gene encoding L8 has protein sequence MSITKDQIIEGVAALSVMEIVELIAAMEEKFGVSAAAVAAGPAAAAEAVEEKTEFDVVLKGIGANKVAVIKAVRGATGLGLKEAKDLVESAPAALKEGISKDDAEALKKALEEAGAEVEVK, from the coding sequence ATGTCTATCACTAAAGACCAAATTATCGAAGGCGTTGCAGCTCTGTCTGTAATGGAAATCGTTGAACTGATCGCCGCTATGGAAGAGAAGTTCGGTGTTTCTGCTGCTGCTGTAGCTGCAGGTCCTGCTGCTGCTGCTGAAGCTGTTGAAGAAAAAACTGAATTCGACGTTGTACTGAAAGGTATCGGCGCGAACAAAGTTGCAGTAATCAAAGCAGTACGTGGCGCAACTGGCCTGGGTCTGAAAGAAGCTAAAGACCTGGTTGAGTCTGCACCAGCAGCACTGAAAGAAGGCATCAGCAAAGACGACGCTGAAGCACTGAAAAAAGCTCTGGAAGAAGCTGGCGCTGAAGTTGAAGTTAAATAA
- the rplJ gene encoding 50S ribosomal protein L8, with translation MALNLQDKQAIVAEVNEVAKGALSAVVADSRGVTVDKMTELRKAGREAGVYMRVVRNTLMRRVVEGTPFECLKDTFVGPTLIAFSHEHPGAAARLFKDFAKANAKFEIKAAAFEGEMIPAAQIDRLATLPTYDEAIARLMATMKEAAAGKLVRTLAALRDQKEAA, from the coding sequence ATGGCATTAAATCTTCAAGACAAACAAGCGATTGTTGCTGAAGTCAACGAAGTAGCCAAAGGCGCGCTGTCTGCGGTTGTTGCGGATTCCCGTGGCGTTACCGTTGATAAAATGACTGAACTGCGTAAAGCAGGTCGTGAAGCTGGCGTTTACATGCGTGTTGTTCGTAACACCCTGATGCGTCGCGTAGTTGAAGGCACTCCATTCGAATGCCTGAAAGACACGTTCGTCGGTCCTACCTTGATTGCATTTTCTCATGAACACCCGGGCGCTGCTGCTCGTCTGTTCAAAGATTTCGCGAAAGCGAATGCAAAGTTCGAGATTAAAGCTGCGGCCTTTGAAGGTGAGATGATCCCTGCGGCACAAATTGACCGCTTGGCAACTCTGCCTACTTACGATGAAGCAATCGCACGCCTGATGGCAACCATGAAAGAAGCCGCTGCCGGCAAATTGGTTCGCACTCTGGCTGCACTGCGCGATCAGAAAGAAGCGGCATAA
- the rplA gene encoding 50S ribosomal protein L1 produces MAKLTKRMRVIRDKVDATKQYDITEAVALLKELATAKFVESVDVAVNLGIDARKSDQNVRGATVLPNGTGRSVRVAVFAQGPNAEAAKAAGAELVGMEDLADQIKKGEMNFDVVIASPDAMRVVGQLGQILGPRGLMPNPKVGTVTPNVAEAVKNAKAGQVRYRNDKNGIIHTTIGKVDFESDKLKENLEALLVALKKAKPSQAKGVYIKKVSLSTTMGAGVAIDQSGLTAVAN; encoded by the coding sequence ATGGCTAAGCTGACCAAGCGCATGCGCGTGATCCGTGACAAAGTTGATGCTACTAAACAGTATGACATCACCGAAGCTGTTGCTCTGCTGAAAGAGCTGGCCACCGCTAAATTCGTAGAAAGCGTTGACGTTGCTGTTAACCTCGGCATCGACGCTCGTAAATCTGACCAAAACGTTCGTGGCGCTACCGTTCTGCCAAACGGCACCGGTCGTTCCGTTCGCGTTGCCGTATTTGCCCAGGGCCCTAACGCTGAAGCAGCTAAAGCTGCTGGCGCAGAGCTGGTAGGTATGGAAGATCTGGCAGACCAGATCAAGAAAGGCGAAATGAACTTCGACGTTGTTATTGCTTCTCCTGATGCAATGCGCGTTGTTGGTCAACTGGGCCAGATCCTGGGTCCACGTGGCCTGATGCCAAACCCGAAAGTGGGTACCGTTACTCCGAACGTTGCTGAAGCTGTGAAAAACGCTAAAGCAGGTCAGGTTCGTTATCGTAACGACAAAAACGGCATCATCCATACCACTATCGGTAAGGTTGATTTCGAGTCAGACAAGCTGAAAGAAAACCTGGAAGCTCTGCTGGTTGCGCTGAAAAAAGCAAAACCATCTCAGGCTAAAGGCGTGTACATCAAGAAAGTTAGCCTCTCCACCACCATGGGTGCTGGCGTTGCTATCGATCAAAGCGGCCTGACTGCTGTAGCGAACTAA
- the rplK gene encoding 50S ribosomal protein L11, with product MAKKVQAYVKLQVAAGMANPSPPVGPALGQQGVNIMEFCKAFNAKTDSVEKGLPIPVVITVYSDRSFTFVTKTPPAAVLLKKAAGIKSGSGKPNKDKVGKVTSAQVREIAETKAADMTGSNVEAMTRSIEGTARSMGLVVED from the coding sequence ATGGCCAAGAAAGTACAAGCCTACGTTAAGCTGCAAGTTGCAGCCGGTATGGCGAACCCAAGTCCGCCAGTTGGTCCAGCTCTGGGTCAGCAAGGTGTTAACATCATGGAATTCTGTAAGGCGTTCAATGCTAAGACTGACAGCGTTGAGAAAGGTCTGCCGATTCCGGTTGTTATTACTGTTTATTCTGACCGTTCTTTCACTTTCGTTACCAAAACCCCGCCAGCAGCAGTTCTGCTGAAAAAAGCGGCTGGTATCAAGTCTGGTTCAGGCAAGCCGAACAAAGACAAAGTAGGTAAAGTGACAAGTGCTCAGGTACGTGAAATCGCAGAAACCAAAGCTGCGGACATGACTGGTTCCAACGTTGAAGCGATGACTCGCTCCATCGAAGGTACTGCTCGTTCCATGGGCCTGGTAGTGGAGGATTAA
- the nusG gene encoding Transcription antitermination protein nusG has product MSEAPKKRWYVVQAFSGFEGRVAQSLREYIKLHDMEELFGEVMVPTEEVVEIRGGQRRKSERKFFPGYVLVQMVMNDASWHLVRSVPRVMGFIGGTSDRPAPISDKEVDAIMNRLQQVGDKPRPKTLFEPGELVRVSDGPFADFNGVVEEVDYEKSRLKVSVSIFGRATPVELDFAQVEKG; this is encoded by the coding sequence ATGTCTGAAGCTCCAAAAAAACGTTGGTACGTCGTTCAGGCGTTTTCCGGTTTTGAAGGTCGCGTAGCGCAATCGCTGCGTGAATACATCAAACTGCATGATATGGAAGAACTGTTCGGCGAAGTCATGGTTCCTACGGAAGAAGTTGTTGAAATCCGTGGCGGCCAACGTCGTAAAAGTGAACGTAAATTCTTCCCTGGCTATGTACTGGTTCAGATGGTGATGAACGATGCCAGCTGGCACTTGGTACGCAGCGTTCCACGCGTAATGGGTTTCATCGGCGGGACTTCTGACCGTCCGGCGCCGATTAGCGACAAAGAAGTCGATGCGATTATGAACCGCCTGCAGCAGGTTGGTGATAAACCTCGTCCGAAAACGCTGTTCGAACCGGGTGAATTGGTCCGCGTTAGCGATGGTCCGTTCGCTGACTTCAACGGTGTTGTTGAAGAAGTGGATTACGAGAAGAGTCGCCTGAAAGTTTCCGTTTCCATCTTTGGCCGTGCAACGCCGGTGGAACTGGACTTCGCTCAGGTTGAGAAGGGCTGA
- the secE gene encoding Preprotein translocase subunit SecE gives MSANTEAQGSGRGLETAKWFIVAVLLVVAIVGNYFYRDFSLPLRALAVVVVIAVAGAVALMTTKGKATVAFAREARTEVRKVIWPTRQETLHTTLIVAAVTAVMSLILWGLDGILVRLVSFITGLRF, from the coding sequence ATGAGTGCGAATACCGAGGCTCAAGGGAGCGGGCGCGGCCTGGAAACGGCTAAATGGTTTATCGTCGCTGTTCTGTTGGTTGTAGCGATTGTCGGTAACTATTTCTACCGTGATTTCAGCCTGCCATTACGCGCGCTGGCCGTTGTAGTGGTTATCGCTGTTGCAGGCGCTGTGGCGCTGATGACGACCAAAGGCAAAGCCACCGTTGCGTTTGCACGCGAAGCGCGTACTGAAGTACGTAAAGTGATCTGGCCAACTCGTCAGGAAACGCTACATACCACGTTGATCGTTGCCGCGGTAACTGCCGTGATGTCACTGATTCTGTGGGGGCTGGATGGTATTCTGGTCCGTCTGGTATCGTTTATTACTGGCCTGAGGTTCTAA
- the tufA_1 gene encoding P-43 yields MSKEKFERTKPHVNVGTIGHVDHGKTTLTAAITTVLAKTYGGSARAFDQIDNAPEEKARGITINTSHVEYDTPTRHYAHVDCPGHADYVKNMITGAAQMDGAILVVAATDGPMPQTREHILLGRQVGVPYIIVFMNKCDMVDDEELLELVEMEVRELLSAYDFPGDDLPVVRGSALKALEGEAEWEAKIIELAGYLDSYIPEPERAIDKPFLLPIEDVFSISGRGTVVTGRVERGIVKVGEEVEIVGIKDTVKSTCTGVEMFRKLLDEGRAGENVGVLLRGIKREDIERGQVLAKPGSIKPHTQFDSEVYILSKDEGGRHTPFFKGYRPQFYFRTTDVTGTIELPEGVEMVMPGDNVNMKVTLIHPIAMDDGLRFAIREGGRTVGAGVVAKVIA; encoded by the coding sequence ATGTCTAAAGAAAAGTTTGAACGTACAAAACCGCACGTTAACGTCGGTACTATCGGCCACGTTGACCACGGTAAAACTACCCTGACTGCAGCAATCACTACCGTTCTGGCTAAAACCTACGGCGGTTCTGCACGTGCTTTCGACCAGATCGATAACGCGCCAGAAGAAAAAGCTCGTGGTATCACCATCAACACTTCTCACGTTGAATATGACACCCCGACTCGTCACTACGCGCACGTTGACTGCCCAGGGCACGCCGACTACGTTAAAAACATGATCACCGGTGCTGCTCAGATGGACGGCGCTATCCTGGTTGTTGCTGCGACTGACGGCCCTATGCCTCAGACCCGTGAGCACATCCTGCTGGGTCGTCAGGTTGGCGTTCCTTACATCATCGTATTCATGAACAAATGCGACATGGTTGATGATGAAGAGCTGCTGGAACTGGTAGAAATGGAAGTTCGTGAACTTCTGTCTGCTTATGACTTCCCTGGTGATGACCTGCCGGTTGTTCGTGGTTCAGCGCTGAAAGCACTGGAAGGCGAAGCTGAGTGGGAAGCTAAAATCATCGAGCTGGCTGGCTACCTGGATTCTTACATCCCAGAACCAGAGCGTGCTATCGACAAGCCGTTCCTGCTGCCAATCGAAGACGTATTCTCCATCTCCGGTCGTGGTACTGTTGTTACCGGTCGTGTTGAGCGCGGTATCGTTAAAGTTGGCGAAGAAGTTGAAATCGTTGGTATCAAAGACACCGTTAAGTCTACCTGTACCGGCGTTGAAATGTTCCGCAAACTGCTGGACGAAGGCCGTGCTGGTGAGAACGTTGGTGTTCTGCTGCGTGGTATCAAGCGTGAAGACATCGAACGTGGTCAGGTACTGGCTAAACCAGGTTCTATCAAGCCGCACACTCAGTTCGATTCAGAAGTGTACATCCTGAGCAAAGATGAAGGTGGTCGTCATACTCCATTCTTCAAAGGCTACCGTCCACAGTTCTACTTCCGTACCACTGACGTGACCGGTACCATCGAACTGCCAGAAGGCGTTGAGATGGTAATGCCTGGTGACAACGTGAACATGAAAGTCACCTTGATCCACCCAATCGCGATGGACGACGGTCTGCGTTTCGCAATCCGTGAAGGCGGCCGTACTGTTGGCGCTGGTGTTGTTGCCAAAGTTATCGCTTAA